The Deltaproteobacteria bacterium genomic sequence GCGAAAGATCGCCTGCCGGATGGGCAGGTGATGGTGAGTCCGTTGGGTCAGCCGGAAAATCGGGCGGCGCTCCACCCTTACCGGATTTTGACCGCTATCGACAAGCGGCGGCAGGCGGCCAGTGTCCGCGGGACAACCTATGTCTACGACTGGCCCAATCTCTTTGAAGAGGTTCTTGAGGAAGAGTGGAAAGGAACCGAAGACCGGCCTCAAGGAAAACTGCTGAACAAACGAGAGCTTTACCTAAGTCCTGATGGCCGGTTGATTGAGGACACCTTTGGCAAAAGACCCATCGGGGTCAATATCAACGAAAAGAACAAGGATGATCCGCAAAACAACGGCGCCGTTGCTTTCCGCCTGACACTAAAGACGCGCGAATATCCCGAAGGACGCGACATCATGGTTGCCGTGATGAACGACGTGAACTGGAAGGGGGGTTCGTTTGGTCCCCGCGAAGCGGCGCTCTACAAGGCGGTGGCCCAAAGGGCCATCGATGAAGGAATTCCGTTTATCGCCATCCAGGCCAATACGGGGGCACGATTCCAACTGGAGGCCGAAGTGGTCAAACGGTTTAAGCCGGCCTATTCGCTTCAGGACCCCCAAAAGGGGTTTGCGACCAACAATGTCGTTTTCGAATATCTCTATCTCACCGAGTCAGACTACGAGGCGCTCAAAAATCAGGTCATTTGCGAAAAAATGGTTGTTGACGGCGAGACCCGCTACAAAATTTTGGTCATTCCGGGCATTACCGAAGGGCTCGATGCCGACAGTCTGCGCGGTTCGGGGCACATTGCCGGCATCTCCGATGAGGCCTATGACAAAATTTTCACCGCCAGTCTCGTTTCGGGCTACATGGCGGTTGGGATCGGCTCGTATCTGGGCCATCTGCTCCACCGTGTTATTCAAAATGGGCCGATGGTGTTGACCGGTTATAAGGCGCTAAACGCCCTTTTGGGAGTACAAAAATACTTGAGTGAGGAGCAACTCGCCGGAAAACAGATCATGATCCCCAATGGAGTCGCCTATTGGGGGGTGGGGGATGATTTGCAGGCGGTTGAGCTTTTGCTCCGTCAGTTGAGTTTTGTTCCGCTGAATAATCGGGCCCTTCCGCCCGTGCTGGCCACCGATGATCCCTCAAACCGGCCGTTAAAACGGCCCACCGCCGATGAAATCAAGGGTGACCCCCATTTTATTCCGCGCGAGTTTTTCGACAGGGGCTCATTCGTGCCGGCGCTGGATCTTTTTATGGACGGCTACGGGCGGGTGGTGCAAACCGGCCGTGGAAGGCTTGCGGGCCGGTCGGTTGGTTTTGTGAATATCGACCCGCGGGAGCACAAGAGGGAGATTCCGCCGGATCCGGCGGAGGAAACCACCGCAACTCGCGAAGAAAAGCAGTATCCGCGTGTTCTCTTCCCCGATTCGTCCTACAAGCTGGCGGAGGCGGTGGACGATTTTAACCGTTCAGGCCTGGCAACGATCATTTTTATCAACCTGCGCGGCTTTTCGGGGGGCACGCGCGACATGTTCAACGAGATCTTAAAATACGGCTCCATGATCGTTACCGCCATCCGGAAGGCCAAAAAGCCGGTCTATGTCTATTTTCCGTTCAATGCCGAACTGCGCGGCGGGGCGTGGGTGGTGTTCGACAAGGCGATCAACGGGGAAGGGCGGGTCCGAATGTACGCCGACACCACCGCCCGCGGCGGCGTTTTGGAGGCCAAGGGGAGCGTTGAGGTCCATGGGAAGAAGGTAATCAAAGACAAACTTCGGATCATGGCCTCGGTGGAGCGGCTGACGCGGGAGATCGACAGTGCCCGGAAGAAAGGGGACGAGCAAGCGGTCATCCGGCTCTCGAAACAGCTCAGGGAGGCTCAAGATCTGCGGGTGCAATTTCCCGGAATGGAGGGTTTGTACGGGACGAATGGGTTGTATGAAGAACTTGCCGCGGCCGAGAAACAAGGCGATAAGGCCCGCGTTAAGGAATTAAAGGCCCAAATCGAAGATATCGAAAAGGTCTTCTCGGCCCTTTACCATCAGGCCCTGGTGGAGATGGCCGATTTGCAACACCGAGTCTCCGCGATGAAACAGCGCGGGGTGATCGACGACGAGGTTGCCTGGGAAAAAGCCCGCGAATATCTGCACGTTGTGATGGAAAAAGATTTGGAAGTGGGCGATTTTGAGCGCGAGGTCAGGGAACTCTATCCGACGATCCGGACAAGGGAATTGAGAAAATTGCTGGACGAATATGCAAACGCGGTCGAAACAAATCATGCAAAAAACGGTTCCTTCCGCGACGAGAAGGCCCGTGCGGGGCTTTTGGGCCGGGCGGCGCAAATGAAGGCTGTACGATATGGACGGGAGGCCTTTGAGGCCGATCCGGCAGGCGCCCTGAAAAGCGGTCTGCGTGAGCTGGTACGCCAAGCCGAGTATGCGGGAACGAACTTGCCCGAAGAGGCGCAGAGGGGAATCGAGGCCCTGTTAACCGGAGCCGCGACTTTGCCGGACGTCCCATCCCGTGTTGCTTTGTATCAAAAAATGGTTCCCGTCCTCGCCGAGATGGGCCTTTGGCGCACCGACGACAGCGATGAGGACAATCCGGTCTTTTACGATGCCCAGGGGAATGAATTTTCAGCAGAGATAGCCCGGGAGGGGGAACTTATCGTGACGTTGCAGAAGGGGGATGTCCCGACGATCTTGGAACACTGGGGCTCGATCTTGACACAGCCGTCTGTCTTCCGGAGCGCAATGGTGGGGGGATTGGTCGGGGTTATCCTCGAGGCGGCCGATGGTTCAACTCTCTACAGCGTTAGCGCTCTTGGAGAGCATGAGGAGACTGGCACGTTTAGAGAAGCGTCGCCTGTCGAAGTAGTCGATCGCGCCCCCGCCCAAGAAGAGGAGTCCCTCGATCACATGGTTTATAGGCAGGGTCTTGGGGATATGGGAAACGCCGAATCGGAAAGGCAAATGAATGAATTTGCCGATGCCAGCCTTGGCGTGTTGCCCAAGGATGCCAATCCCGCCGCCGCGCCGGCCGAGGCGCCCCCGGATAGCAAGGGGACAAGCGGCCCGGGTGGCACGGGGAACAAGAGCCTTATGCTCCCATTCATCTTGGCCGGTCTGGCGAGGGAGCGGGCTTGGGACCCGGAGAAATTTTTTGCGCCGCGGGTTGAAGTCGGTGAGCATCGTCTTGGGTCTGATAACTCCCCCCAAGGGGGAGTTATGTCGTTAGGCATAAATTCGCCCTTGCTACCGCCGATGGCCGGCGTTACAGCCTATTTTTCTCCGGCTACCGTGAGCGCCGCCACGTTTGCCGGCATTGCGACGTTTGTCGGTGTGACGGCAACTCCGACTGTGGTCACGGGAACCTTTGTTCCAACCCCGGCCCCGATGCCGGTGTGGTAGGGGATGCGGCAAGACAGGTTTTCAACGACTGACTGCACAAATAAAAAAGGAGAAATTCCATGGCTCTTCCAACAATGGCAGTAAATCTTTCCCGCGTTTACGAAGCGCTCGATGAAGCCAGGCGGAACTTCGCCAACGTGGACGGAGAGGTTGACCCTTCTGCCCGGACCGAAATCGATCTGGCAATGCGGTGGTTTCTTGAACTCAAGGATAGCGGCCGGGAATTGTCCACATTGTCCATGGAAGACCGGACCGAGCTGGCGCGGCATCTTGGTGTTTTGAGGAAAAACGGGGGGTACTTTTCAACGCAAGCCCAAGCGGCTTTTGACTCTCTGCAGGCCGTTGTTCAGGGAAGAAGCTTAAGAGGGACATTCGGCCGTCGGCTCGAAACCCCCTACCGGCTCACGGTTCTCCCTCGTCAGACGATGAGGGTCCCCCCCTCCAACATCCAGGATGTTTTGGCCGGTTTCGACAGAGCGGGGCTTGTTCCCGTGTCCCCCTTCGCCACATCCGATGAGGCCGACATCTGGGCCGGAAAATCGAGCACGTATCTCACTGACGCGGGTCTTTACACCGGGCCGTTCGACGACTGGCTTATCCGGCTGGCGTTGGAGGAGGCGGAGAATCCGGCGGAGGCAATCCACAGCCACTTGGACCTCATTCGGCGGTATTGCGCGGCCCTTTTGTCGCGTCGGGTCCAATCGTCCGAAACATCGGATGGTCCGGCGCCCTTGACGGTTCTTTTGGGTCCGGGAAAATGGGACGAACAAAAAAAGCGGCTCGTCGGCGCGCCGGAGGTTGCCGGTGTCGTTGTTTTTTCCAATTTGAAACCTGAAACAATCGAATGGCTGACCAGCGCCTTCCGCCCTTTTCGGGAGGAGCTTGGCAGGGGAGGGCTTCGCCTCTCCCATCCGGGCGACTGGAAAAAGAGGGGGGCGGAACTTCCGCGGTCCGGTTTTATCGATCCGGTGGTCGGGATGCGCAACGTTCTTCTCATCGATTTCAACTCCGCAAAGGGGCAGGAGCTTCTTGGGGCAATTCTGGAGCAGTCGCTCCGCAAGACCGGTTATCCGAGATGGGAGCTGGGAACCGACGCGCTTGTCGAGTTTGGAAAAATCAGAGAGGCCCTGGAGGCCAGGCCTTCAATCGACTTTGTTCTTATTGATGAGAAAACAGGCGGGCCGACGGCCCGTTCGGGCGGCGGCACCGGCCCTGCCGGCGGCCGGGGCATGATCATATCCGCTATTGTTGCCGGATTTTTGGGAGGGGGGCAGATCGCGGATCGTGGATCGTGAATCGTGAATCGCGGATCGCGGATCGTGGATCGCAGATGGCGGCGGGATGGGGGCTTGGAGCCGCGTCGCCCGTTGCCGGCGTTGCAACTCCGTTGCCGGTTGTCAGCGCCGCCACGTTTGCCGGCATGGCGACGTTTGCCAACGTGGCGGTCACTCCGACTGTGGTCACGGGAACCTTTGTTCCGGCCCCGGCGATGGCGCCGGTGTTGGCGTGGTAGAGGGAATTTTTATGTCAGACATCTGGCCTCTGATCAGACAACATCTGCCGACCGACGCCGACCGTCTTCTTTGGGATAAGCTTACCGAAGGCGCAGAAAAACGCGGCATCAAACCCAAAGAGTGGGATATCAAGAAGGCATTTGAAGACCTTCCGCGTTTAATTCCCCTTTCAGAATCTTTAGGCTTAGAGAAGCTAGGCAGGGTAAACGAGCTTGTCCACTACGCTACCACCTATGTCGAGGGCCTGTCTTACGCCCCGGGTATGGCGCCACGGCCCGTAGCAATGGAGCCGGCCGCAAGGCTTAATGGGGTGTCTCCGGGCAAAGAGGCCTTGCGAAGGGCCCGGGAGGAGGCTGATAGGGCGGCAAGGGAATCTCTTGAAAAAATCCACGCTGTTGTCTCCGGAACGGAATCTGCTCCCGAAGGGTTGCCGCAGGTCGTTGCAAAAATCTGGGGCGAGACGCCAATCTCCTATTTGAAGGACCTCTTGGCGGGCAAAGAGATGGGGATAGAGGGGATAGACAAGAAAATATACCAATGGACGTTGCTCATCGCCCTTTTGAAAAAGACGGAGGCTGTTTATTCCGCAGAGGGAGACGGCGAGATGATGGGGCATCTGGTCCGCGCCGGCCGGTGGCTGAAACAGGAGCTTTTTGCGGTTTATTATATAAAGATCGTGCATACGGAATCAGGGGTGAATATTCAATGGCAGGATTTTGGTAAATTAAAGCCGATCAAGGATGCCTCAGAAGGGATCACGCTCCCTCTGAAGGAGGCATTAAGTACGGCCAATTTCATCAAAGGATTAATGGCTAGCGCGGATGAGGCGGCAAAGCAAAGCGTACTGAAACCGTTGCTGGATCTGTTCATGGAACTGGCCGGCCTGGAAATTGACCCCGCAACCGGTGAAATCAGGCCCGTTTCAACACCCGGCGGCGAGGGCATCTACGAGGATGAGATGGAGGATCCGCCTGACGAGCCTGTCTCGGGGACGTACGCGTTGCCGGAAGAGTGGAAAAGGGCCGTTGCCGAAGCCGATTTTTTGCTCATCGGGTTGCGTCCGCTATTGGCGGAGATTGGCTATTGGGCGGATGCCTCTGTGCCGGACAATCTTGAGACGTTGCTGATACCGGGCCCAAAAAGCGTTCAGGAACGGCTCCACGAGGCCGGTGCTCTGGCCGAGCTTGCCCACAAACTTCCCTGGAGATATCGCGAGCCCCTGTTAAAGGGGGCGCAAATTATCGCCGGATGGACCTCGAAGCCGGGCAAACCTATTGAAATCGATCTGTCGGATCCTCGGGCCGCCGCCGCTATCAAGATGGTGCGGGAGATTACATCAACTTTTGCTTTGAATCATCAGGCCGTTTATTCGGCCCTGGGGGTAACGGACCCCCGGCTGGCCGATTTTTACCAAAGGGAGGTCGCCCAAGCGAAGCTGAAAAGCCTTTATGATCTTATTTTGTCAAACCCGGATTATGCCCTGTTCATCAAAGAGGCCGTTCGTGCGGCAGGAAAGGCGTACATGAGCCGTCAGGGAGGCACGTTACGTTATCAGCCGCTTCCCGAAAAATTTTTGCCGGAGTTTCTTTTGGCGCTTCTCTACAGGGTTTTCGTGATGGCCTCGCTTCATGAATGGGACCCGCAGTGGGACGCGGATACCTTCAACAAAAAGGCCGAAGGGTTCACAAAGCATCTTGAAAATTTTCCCAACGGAGCCGAGGCCGGGAACGGGACGCAGGCGACCGACAGCGGGACCGCCGCGCCGGAAAAAGGGGGGAGCCGCGGAAGCGGCGGGCATAGCATGCTGGTCCCTCTCTTCCTGGCCGCCGGTCTGGCGAAAGGGCCGGCTTGGAGCCCGCAGGAGTTTTTTATGCCGCAGGATGAAGTTGGAAGATCGCAGATTGTGGATTGTGGATCGTGGATCGTGGATCGCAATCCGCCTCACCTCGGTGTGGCGGGACAGATCATGGCGGCGGGATTAGGGCTTGAAGCTACGTTGCCCGTTCCCGCTTTTGCAAACTCCTGGTCTCCGGTTTACCTGGGCGCCGCGACGTTTGCCGGCATTGCAACCGTCACCGCGATCGCCCCGGCGACTGTCATGGTCTCTGTTCCGTCGGCATTTGTGCCGGCGGTGTGGTAGAATCAGTCCTGTTGGTATTCCCGAATCCTGTCCGGCTGGACGATCCAGAGTTTTCCGGACAGGTCGTCCGAGGCAAGGCCGGCAATGAGCGATCCAACGGCATCCAGCAGATTTTGATGTGACGGTTTGGGAGGAAGTTTGATGACAGCAATGCCCGAGTATTTTGAGGGATCGAACAACAGGGGATTGCCGAATTCCATGTCGAGGGTGACAAGGCCCCTTTTTTCTTTCCGGCAGACTTCGATTAATTTTTTGTCGCCAGCGGATGTCAACTTCTGGTCGCGGACGGTGGAAACCTCATGTCCGGCCTTTCGCAGAAGGTCATGGCCGCGGCTCCCTATGTTTTCGTCGAGTTTGAATTTCACGGGATTAATGGGCGGCCATTTCGAAATACCGCTCTCTGGCCATTTCCGCGCCATAGGCAATGCACGCAAGAATATCTTCTTCCGTCAGTCCGGGGTATTCCTGGAGAATTTCGGGCACGCTCATTCTGTCGGCAAGCAAATCCAGTATCAGAGATACCCAAATACGGTGTCCCTTGATGCACGGTTTGCCGAAGCAAATGTCGGGATTAATGGATATTTTTTTGAGTAGTTCGTCTCTTGTCATAGTCGGTTCTTTTACAACCCGATTTAAAGTATAGCAGATAAGGTTTTGTTTTCAACGGGTAAAAAA encodes the following:
- a CDS encoding DUF433 domain-containing protein, giving the protein MTRDELLKKISINPDICFGKPCIKGHRIWVSLILDLLADRMSVPEILQEYPGLTEEDILACIAYGAEMARERYFEMAAH
- a CDS encoding DUF5615 family PIN-like protein — protein: MKFKLDENIGSRGHDLLRKAGHEVSTVRDQKLTSAGDKKLIEVCRKEKRGLVTLDMEFGNPLLFDPSKYSGIAVIKLPPKPSHQNLLDAVGSLIAGLASDDLSGKLWIVQPDRIREYQQD